One region of Culex pipiens pallens isolate TS chromosome 2, TS_CPP_V2, whole genome shotgun sequence genomic DNA includes:
- the LOC128092725 gene encoding uncharacterized protein LOC128092725: MKFIIAVLALALAVAVNGSYLPSVVSYSAAVPAVSSSVWPAYGGVYGKSAVLGGYAGYPGTYGSWPVYGKTWGYQAAPVVTKVVENGAWNYGGYGYNKYWL; this comes from the coding sequence ATGAAGTTCATCATCGCAGTCCTGGCTCTGGCTCTGGCCGTCGCTGTTAACGGATCCTACCTTCCAAGTGTGGTGTCCTACTCTGCGGCTGTTCCGGCCGTCTCCAGCTCGGTTTGGCCAGCTTACGGAGGTGTGTACGGAAAGTCCGCCGTGCTGGGAGGCTATGCCGGCTACCCGGGAACCTACGGAAGCTGGCCAGTGTACGGAAAGACCTGGGGATACCAGGCGGCGCCGGTTGTGACCAAGGTCGTCGAGAACGGAGCGTGGAATTATGGCGGTTATGGATACAACAAGTACTGGCTGTAA